The following proteins are co-located in the Calliphora vicina chromosome 2, idCalVici1.1, whole genome shotgun sequence genome:
- the LOC135950579 gene encoding uncharacterized protein LOC135950579 — MDLRPNRQKIVDALIASGIQFPESATMSQLRSLYDSLNMNETRNNEPIPCDVMIASPETLDLTSDSSIAVLTSENSITTSAAVYTSSVTTSVTTSASFTTVTNSARPSDITSASFTYANPIIISARMPDTIFGAASPSAVALTDATSIVNNGLPRFSNMHRINYDELDKMVPKFDGDIVKWFRKLEEYTYNYNDEERLLCLKWLLQGTAREFMENSNNWTYGDLKVSLFKIFRRDITREDVYRKLRTRTLKPSESCISYTISMQTIASLAEIEGQELVDIIIDGMKDNSNNISLLYGCIYKNCPNRQPVSASIFPKTIVNTNDVVDPMKVLWHIT, encoded by the exons ATGGATCTACGGCCAAATCGACAAAAAATTGTGGATGCTTTAATTGCATCGGGAATACAATTTCCTGAATCAGCAACAATGAGCCAGTTAAGAAGTTTATATGATTCCCTAAATATGAATGAAACCCGTAATAATGAGCCAATTCCATGTGATGTAATGATTGCTTCTCCTGAAACTCTTGATTTAACTTCCGATTCCAGTATTGCTGTATTAACATCTGAAAATTCAATTACGACTTCCGCAGCTGTTTATACATCTTCCGTTACAACTTCCGTTACAACTTCCGCTTCTTTCACCACTGTTACAAATTCCGCAAGACCATCTGATATAACTTCCGCTTCTTTTACTTATGCAAATCCCATTATAATTTCTGCAAGAATGCCTGATACAATATTTGGTGCAGCTTCTCCTTCAGCCGTTGCATTAACTGATGCTACATCAATTGTAAACAATGGATTACCAAGGT TTAGTAATATGCACAGGATTAATTACGATGAATTAGACAAAATGGTTCCGAAATTCGATGGTGATATTGTGAAATGGTTTAGAAAACTTGAGGAATATACCTATAATTATAATGATGAAGAAAGACTATTATGTCTTAAGTGGTTATTGCAAGGAACAGCTAGAGAATTTATGGAGAACTCAAATAACTGGACATATGGTGATTTAAAAGTGTCTCtgttcaaaatatttagaagGGATATTACTCGTGAGGATGTATATCGCAAATTACGTACACGCACTTTGAAACCTTCTGAATCCTGCATTAGTTACACCATTTCCATGCAAACCATCGCATCACTAGCTGAAATTGAAGGCCAGGAACTTGTTGACATTATTATTGATGGTATGAAAGACAATTCTAACAACATTTCCTTATTGTATggttgtatttataaaaattgtcctAACCGTCAACCTGTTTCAGCATctatttttccaaaaacgaTCGTCAATACTAATGATGTAGTTGATCCAATGAAAGTGTTGTGGCatataacataa